In Candidatus Devosia phytovorans, the DNA window GCAAGGAGCTTGCCAGCATCAAGGGCGCACCAGCCAAAGCCAAGTAGGTGCGCTTCGCCGTCATCTCCGATATCCACGGCAATGCTATGGCGCTGGACGCCGTGCTGGCCGATATCGCGCGGCAGGGCATCGAGGACATTCTATGCCTCGGTGACAATGTCAGTGGGCCGGTGGATCCGGCTGGCGCTGCCGAACGCTTGATGCGGCTGAGCGGCCCGTTTGTCGCCGGCAATCACGATCGCTGGACGGTTGACCTGTCGCTCAAGGGAAGCGGCAAGATCGATGCCTTCGCTCGCGGGCAGCTCGATGCGACGCAATTGGCCTGGCTCGACAGCCTTCCGGCCATTGCAACGCATAGCGACAGCGTGTTCCTCTGTCACGGCACGCCCTCCGACGACGAGGCGCCCTGGCTCGACCGCTTTTTTGATGGCCGAACCACCACGCTGCCCAACGAGGCCGACGTCGCGGCCGAGGCCAAGGGCCTCGACTACGAGCTCCTGCTCTGCGGTCATACCCATATGCCCCGCTCGCTGCGCCTGCTCGATGGCCGGCTGATCGTCAATCCGGGGTCGGTCGGCATGCAGCTTGTGCACGGCTCCCCCGACGCGCGCTATGCTGTCCTTGAGCGCCGCTCTGCCGGTTGGCACACCGTGCTTCTAGCCGTGCCCTATGATCACGCCGCAGCGGCGCGTCTGGCAGCGGCCAATGGCTTCCCGCAATGGGCGGCCTCTCTCACGAATGGCTGGGTCGGACCCGAGAGCCTGTCCTGGTAGGCAAAAACGCCCCGTTTCGGTGCAGTTTGGCTGTGTAAGTGGCTCTCGATGTTAACAGTCTGTTAACCGATGCGGCCTGATCATCCACAAGAGATTAGCGTCCGTGGCCTGCGCCGCGTCCCCTGAATCAGAGGGGAGGTGTAGGGTCATTTCATCAGGACGATTCGTAAGCCAAGTGCGTGCGGCCAGTTTCCTGCGTATCCAAAATCAGCCGGTTAACGGACGGAACCGTCTATGTCTCTTTTGCACGTCGAGCCCGATCGCAATGTCCATCCCGTGGACATTATCGAGCACATCGCTTCGATAAACGACTGGAACTTCGAGCGTCAGGACGCGGACGAGATTTCCATTTCCGTACGCGGCGGCTGGAGCGACTACCACGTCTCGTTCAACTGGATGGAAGACCTCGAGAGCCTGCATATCGCCTGTGCCTTCGACCTCAAGGTGCCGGAGGGCCGGCGCCATGAGATCAAGCAGTTGATATCGCTCATTAATGAGCAGCTGTGGATCGGCCATTTCGACATCTGGAACAAGGAAGGCGTGGTGCTGTTCCGCAATTCGCACCTTCTCACAGGTGGTGCCGACGTCTCGCCCCAGCAATGCGAGGCGCTGCTGCGCTCGGCCACGGATAGTTGCGACCTCTATTACCAGGCCTTCCAGTTCGTCGTCTGGGCCGGCAAGACCGCCGCCGATGCGCTGAGCCACGTGATGTTCGAGACGGTCGGCGAGGCATGACATCGTCGCTGGCGGATATCGGGCCGGTCATGCTGATCGGTGCCGGCAAGATGGGCCTGGCCCTGGCCAAGGGCTGGCTCGATGCCGGCCTGCCGCCGAACAACCTGCTGCTGGTCGATCCCAATCCCGGTGAGGGTGCTCGTTCCCTGGCGGAAGACCACGGTCTGACGCTCAATACGGCCGCTGTTGGCTTGCTGCCTAACGTCTTGGTGCTGGCTGTAAAACCGCAGATCATTGATGCGGTGATGGAAACCCTGTTGCCGATCGTCGGACCGCAGACCTTGGTCGTCTCGATTGCCGCGGGCATCGACATTGCCCGGCTATCGAGCGGTCTGCAGACCAGTCGCGTGGTGCGAACCATGCCCAATACACCGGCGCAGATCGGCAAGGGCATTACCGGCATGGTGGCTGGTGCCGATGTCGGCCCGCAGGAGCGGCAGGTGGCGGAAGCCCTGCTGCGCGCGGCCGGGCCGGTGGTCTGGCTCGATGCCGAAGGGCAGATCGATGCCGTGACGGCTGTATCTGGCTCCGGACCTGCTTACGTGTTCCACATGGTCGAGGCTTTGGCTGCGGCTGGGAAGGCGCAGGGTCTGCCTGATGCCCTGGCCGAGCAATTGGCGCGCCAGACGGTCATCGGTTCGGCAGCGCTGATGGAGGCTGATCCGTCCCCGCCATCCGTGCTGCGTCAAAACGTGACCTCGCCCAATGGCACGACCGCCGCTGGGCTGGCGGTCTTGATGGCTGACAAGGGTTTGACAGAGCTGATCGGCCGCACGGTCGAGGCCGCAAAGCGGCGCAGCGAGGAACTTGGCCGCGGCTAGTGGCGCGGCCTTGCGCGACGATCGCGCAGGTCCAGCAGGTGATCGCGGATCTGCCTGATCCATTCCAACATGGCGATGTCACCGATGCGCGTGAGCGCTTCCTCTGTTCCATCCAGGGCGAGGTGGGCTTGCAAGATGTCGGTGTCGCTGGTGACCAGGTGATCGCGTGCCAGATAGGCCAAGGCCAGATTGGCGCGGGCCGAGGCCCAGTTGCTGGCCGAGTCCAGCGGGCTATAGTGCTGCAGGGCTTCGATTAACAGCAGGCGGGCGCGGTCGAGCTGGCTGCGTGCTACGCTGGCATCGGTGTCCTTGCGCCGAGCCAGCATGACCAAGGCGGCGGCGAGGTTGGTCTGGATTTCGACATGGACGGGTTGTGGCAGGCCGGCCTCGAGCAGGCTGTCGAGCAGGGCGATGGCGGCGGCGAAGTCCTGTTGCTCGATGAGGGCGCGGGCGTCGGCGAGCCGGGCCGTGGTTGCCTCGTCGATGGTTGGTGCTTCATCTGTTGAAATCATGTCTATCCATCGACGATATCTTCGCGGCGGAATCTGGTAGTCATAATAACTATAGACTTATTGTGGCGTGTGATCCGATGTCGCGGTAAGTCTTGACTCGTCTTCAAGGTAAAGGGCGCGTCTCCTCCAAGCAGGCGCGCCCTTTGTTGGTTCTGTCGTCGGTTGAGCTCAGGAGGCTGTCAGGTTGTCGGCGGCAGATTTGCCGGTCCGCTTGTCCTTGACGATCTCGTAGTTGACCTTCTGGCCCTCATCGAGACCATTCAGGCCCGAGCGCTGAACCGCGGAAATGTGGACAAAAACGTCCGCACCGCCTTCGTCGGGCTGAATGAAGCCATAGCCTTTTTGGCCGTTGAACCACTTTACAGTGCCAGTTGCCATGATGCGCGTTCCCTCGTGCAGTCGCTGCTGTAGGCAGTCCCGACCCCAATTGGTCAAGACTTGGTGATATCGAGTATCGGAAAGTGACGTCAGCAGGAGCGAATGGAATTCGCAGGATCAGATCGGTCGGCCGCAATATTCGATCTGATGAACGTAGCCTGAAAAAATGGGCTGTTCAATATCTGTTTACCTAAGCCGAAACGCTCGCACCGAAGTCGCTCCGGTCGAGTGATTAATGAATATCGTCAAGTATTTGCGCCGGACGACTGGGTCCGATGCCGATGTGGAGGCGGCGGGAGGTGCCGCACTGGACTCAGATAGCATAGCGCAAAAGTGCCATCAGGGAACATGCACAAAGGTCGCAGTTGCATGGCCAGCATGCTGGACGACTTCTTGCATTTTGTCCGGATAAGGCGCACATGCCGGCCGCCAGACAAGGGGTCTGGTCACCCTCAGAGATCGTGTCGTCTTGACCAAGGCGTTTCATTCTTCCGGCGATGTGATCGCCGACCGTCGTGCCGGCTATGCAAAAATGCTGGCGGAGGGCGGTGACCATGCCGCGGCCGCAGAGCTGATGGTGCAGGCGCTTGAAATCACCCCAGAGTGGACAGCAGGCTGGGACCTGGTTGGTCAGTATGCCGAAAAGGCTGGCGATATTGCCGGGGCCATTTCTGCCTGGCGGCATCTCGAGGCGCTGGACGATGACGGCGTGTTCGGCGCCGGGTTGAAGCTCGCGGCCCATGGCGCCGGCACGGCAGCCGAGGGCACGGCGGTGAGCTATGTCGAGGCGCTGTTTGACCAATATGCGCCAAAGTTCGAGGCGGCCCTGGTCGACAAGCTCGGCTATCGCGTGCCCGATATGCTGGACGAGCTGGTGCAGGCGGAGATGGGCAAGCTGGGCATTGCCGGCTTTGCCCGCGCACTGGACCTGGGCTGTGGCACGGGGCTGATGGGCGAGCGGCTGCGCGGCAAGGCGGATTATCTCGAAGGCATCGACGTATCGGCGGCGATGATCGCCGAAACGGCGCGCAAGGGAATTTACGACAGTCTGCACAAGGCGGAACTGGTGGCTGCGCTCAACGGACGGCGGGCCGATACGGACCTTGTGACCGCGGCCGACGTCTTCATCTATTGCGGCGCCATCCAGCCGGTGCTCGCGGTGCTGGTGCCGGTGCTGCAGCCGGGCGGGCTGGCGGCATTTTCGCTCGAGGCACATGACGGGCCAGAGCCACACTTCCTGCGCCCCTCGCTGCGCTATGCGCATGGCGTGGAGGCGACGCGCGAGGCGCTGGTGAAGGCGGGGCTCGAAGTCCTGCGGTTCGAAATGGCAGTGCTGCGTTTTGATCGCGGGGCGCCGATCAATGGCATGCTGATCGTGGTGCGCAAGCCCATGCCGGGCGTGAACGCGGCCAATGATGGGCAATGCGATGACGGTGACGTCGCCGCCTAGCATCGACGCGACATGGATGGCACAAGGAAGGACCCCATTGCTTGAGTCCTTCCATGAACACCATCCGCCATGACTTCCGCTCCGACACCGTCACCCGCCCTTCAGCCGGCATGCGCCAGGCCATGGCTGAAGCCGAAGTGGGCGACGATGTGTTCGGTGATGATCCGACCGTCAATCGGCTGGAACAGCGGATGGCCGCCATGCTGGGCAAGGACGCAGCGCTCTATGTTCCTTCGGGGACGCAATCGAACCTTCTGGCACTGATGAGCCATTGTGGGCGCGGCGACGAATTCATCGCCGGGCAGAAGGCGCATCTCTACGTCAACGAGGCTGGCGGCGCTGCCGTGCTCGGTTCGATCCAGCCGCAGCCGATCGCGCATCAAGCCGATGGCACAATGGACCTCGGCGAGATCGAAGCGGCGATCAAGCCGGACGATCATCACTATGCCCGCACAAAGGTCATCGCGCTGGAAAACACCTTCGGTGGCAAGGTGCTGCCGGTCGACTACATGAGCCAGGTCGCCGAAATCGCGCAGCGACACGATCTGGGCCTCCATCTCGACGGCGCCCGCGCCTTCAATGCCTGCGTGGCCCTCGGCTTGGACATCAAGGCATTCACTGCGCCCT includes these proteins:
- a CDS encoding metallophosphoesterase family protein; this translates as MRFAVISDIHGNAMALDAVLADIARQGIEDILCLGDNVSGPVDPAGAAERLMRLSGPFVAGNHDRWTVDLSLKGSGKIDAFARGQLDATQLAWLDSLPAIATHSDSVFLCHGTPSDDEAPWLDRFFDGRTTTLPNEADVAAEAKGLDYELLLCGHTHMPRSLRLLDGRLIVNPGSVGMQLVHGSPDARYAVLERRSAGWHTVLLAVPYDHAAAARLAAANGFPQWAASLTNGWVGPESLSW
- a CDS encoding YbjN domain-containing protein, whose translation is MSLLHVEPDRNVHPVDIIEHIASINDWNFERQDADEISISVRGGWSDYHVSFNWMEDLESLHIACAFDLKVPEGRRHEIKQLISLINEQLWIGHFDIWNKEGVVLFRNSHLLTGGADVSPQQCEALLRSATDSCDLYYQAFQFVVWAGKTAADALSHVMFETVGEA
- the proC gene encoding pyrroline-5-carboxylate reductase, encoding MTSSLADIGPVMLIGAGKMGLALAKGWLDAGLPPNNLLLVDPNPGEGARSLAEDHGLTLNTAAVGLLPNVLVLAVKPQIIDAVMETLLPIVGPQTLVVSIAAGIDIARLSSGLQTSRVVRTMPNTPAQIGKGITGMVAGADVGPQERQVAEALLRAAGPVVWLDAEGQIDAVTAVSGSGPAYVFHMVEALAAAGKAQGLPDALAEQLARQTVIGSAALMEADPSPPSVLRQNVTSPNGTTAAGLAVLMADKGLTELIGRTVEAAKRRSEELGRG
- a CDS encoding cold-shock protein produces the protein MATGTVKWFNGQKGYGFIQPDEGGADVFVHISAVQRSGLNGLDEGQKVNYEIVKDKRTGKSAADNLTAS
- a CDS encoding methyltransferase, translating into MTKAFHSSGDVIADRRAGYAKMLAEGGDHAAAAELMVQALEITPEWTAGWDLVGQYAEKAGDIAGAISAWRHLEALDDDGVFGAGLKLAAHGAGTAAEGTAVSYVEALFDQYAPKFEAALVDKLGYRVPDMLDELVQAEMGKLGIAGFARALDLGCGTGLMGERLRGKADYLEGIDVSAAMIAETARKGIYDSLHKAELVAALNGRRADTDLVTAADVFIYCGAIQPVLAVLVPVLQPGGLAAFSLEAHDGPEPHFLRPSLRYAHGVEATREALVKAGLEVLRFEMAVLRFDRGAPINGMLIVVRKPMPGVNAANDGQCDDGDVAA
- the ltaE gene encoding low-specificity L-threonine aldolase; translated protein: MNTIRHDFRSDTVTRPSAGMRQAMAEAEVGDDVFGDDPTVNRLEQRMAAMLGKDAALYVPSGTQSNLLALMSHCGRGDEFIAGQKAHLYVNEAGGAAVLGSIQPQPIAHQADGTMDLGEIEAAIKPDDHHYARTKVIALENTFGGKVLPVDYMSQVAEIAQRHDLGLHLDGARAFNACVALGLDIKAFTAPFDSVSICLSKGLGAPVGSVLIGRQDLIEKARRHRKMLGGGLRQSGILAAAGLYALDNNVACLAEDHARAKRLAEGLAAFEAIKVTVPDTNIVFVTMERELEGQFTAYLAEKGVGITGSYGKQRWVTHLDVNDDAVDGALEAVRAFFR